In one window of Henckelia pumila isolate YLH828 chromosome 1, ASM3356847v2, whole genome shotgun sequence DNA:
- the LOC140893775 gene encoding uncharacterized protein isoform X1, with product MEDETQMKQQDNDKLSWLKTVISLTSKSRRGDHADSDASPKQNLPIPFLSPIANSVISRCSKILDISVMELQHHFDEDLPDDAKPPPFYARNFLEFCSYKALSLAISQPNYLNDREFRSLTFDMMLAWEAPELESNLPDNEVASCSSQDVEDGWSLFYSNSTKMAVQVDDKKTVGPDAFARIAPACPVIADIVTVHNLFDVLTSSSGPRLHFLIYDKFLRSLEKVMKSVQNAMGPQLMTSLSLAETEILIDVDGTIPTQPVLQHIGMSAWPGRLTLTNYALYFESGVGLYDKAVKYDLATDIKQVIKPELTGPLGARLFDKAVMYKSISTAEPVYLEFPEFKGCSRRDYWLDICLEILRAHKFIRKFNMKGNQQSEALARAVLGICRYRAVRDAFRISSSNYKTLLCFNLAESLPGGDLILETLSSRLSLISGHAGHDHVISSPTAKKQHKFPAALLTLSRLGILRSEKVDRLGEVTYYGGDVCVGELNPLETLVKQLKRDTGRAEAAQATVDQVKVEGIDTNLAVMKELLFHLIEIFSRLQHLASWEDPYKSVIFVLFSSYSIYRDWVKYILPSILVFLAIIMFWRSRTRKQRQPEAFKIVSPPSKNAVEQLIILQEAITQVESLIQSGNIILLKVRALLFAVAPQVTDKVALLTLLMAVVVAVLPLKYLMFVLFLECFTRNMPLRKESSDRGLRRAREWWTRIPAAPVQLIKLEDKKRK from the exons ATGGAGGATGAAACCCAGATGAAGCAACAGGACAACGACAAGCTGTCGTGGCTGAAAACTGTGATCTCTCTCACGAGCAAGAGCCGCCGCGGCGATCATGCCGATTCCGATGCTTCCCCCAAGCAAAATCTGCCGATTCCATTCCTGTCTCCTATCGCCAATTCTGTCATCTCTCGATGCTCCAA GATCCTGGATATATCTGTCATGGAGCTGCAGCATCATTTTGATGAGGATCTTCCTGATGATGCTAAACCACCTCCATTCTATGCAAGGAACTTCCTCGAATTCTGCTCGTACAAGGCACTAAGTCTCGCCATCTCACAGCCTAATTATTTGAATGACAGAGAATTTCGCAGCCTTACATTTGATATGATGCTAGCATGGGAGGCTCCAGAGCTGGAAAGTAACCTTCCAGACAAT GAAGTTGCTTCTTGCAGCAGTCAGGATGTCGAGGATGGTTGGTCATTGTTTTATTCTAATTCCACCAAAATGGCTGTTCAG GTTGATGACAAGAAAACTGTTGGCCCTGACGCTTTTGCACGCATAGCCCCTGCCTGCCCTGTTATTGCAGATATAGTGACGGTGCATAATCTTTTTGATGTTCTTACAAGTTCTTCAGGCCCACGACTTCATTTTCTAATATATGACAAGTTCCTCAGGAGTCTCGAAAA GGTTATGAAATCTGTCCAAAATGCGATGGGACCACAACTTATGACCAGTCTTTCGCTTGCTGAGACTGAGATTCTCATAGATGTGGATGGCACTATTCCAACCCAGCCAGTTTTGCAACATATTGGGATGTCTGCATGGCCTG GGCGTTTGACTTTGACAAACTATGCTTTGTATTTTGAGTCTGGCGTTGGTTTGTACGACAAAGCTGTGAAATATGACTTAGCAACTGATATAAAGCAAGTGATCAAGCCTGAATTAACCGGACCCTTGGGAGCTCGTCTTTTTGATAAGGCTGTGATGTACAAGTCAATATCCAC AGCAGAGCCTGTTTATTTGGAATTTCCTGAATTCAAAGGTTGTTCACGAAGGGACTATTGGTTGGATATCTGTCTAGAGATTTTGCGAGCTCACAAGTTTATTCGGAAGTTTAATATGAAAGGAAACCAGCAATCTGAAGCACTAGCTCGGGCAGTTCTTGGAATATGTCGTTACCGTGCTGTTAGAGATGCCTTTCGCATCTCATCATCCAATTACAAAACCCTGTTGTGTTTTAACTTGGCTGAAAGTCTTcctggtggagatttgattcttGAAACCCTATCAAGTCGTCTGTCACTCATAAGTGGCCATGCTGGGCATGATCATGTGATTAGTTCTCCAACTGCAAAGAAACAGCATAAGTTCCCAGCTGCTCTTCTGACACTTTCTAGGCTGGGAATTTTGCGTTCCGAAAAGGTGGATAGGCTTGGTGAAGTGACATATTATGGTGGTGATGTTTGTGTTGGTGAATTGAATCCTTTAGAAACTCTGGTCAAACAATTGAAACGAGACACTGGAAGAGCCGAAGCTGCTCAAGCAACTGTTGATCAAGTGAAAGTGGAAGGAATTGATACCAATTTAGCTGTGATGAAG GAGCTGCTTTTCCATCTCATTGAAATATTTAGCCGGTTGCAACATTTGGCTTCTTGGGAAGATCCCTACAAATCAGTGATATTTGTGTTATTCTCCAGCTATTCAATATACAG GGATTGGGTCAAGTACATATTGCCGTCAATTTTAGTGTTTCTTGCAATTATAATGTTCTGGCGTAGTCGTACCAGAAAACAAAGGCAACCAGAAGCATTCAAAATTGTGTCTCCACCAAGCAAAAATGCAGTGGAACAACTGATAATATTACAAGAAGCCATAACTCAAGTCGAGTCTCTCATCCAAAGTGGCAACATTATTCTTCTCAAAGTTAGAGCGCTTCTATTTGCGGTTGCACCACAG GTAACCGACAAGGTGGCTCTATTGACGCTACTCATGGCTGTAGTGGTGGCTGTTTTGCCCCTTAAATATCTTATGTTCGTACTCTTTTTAGAGTGCTTTACAAGGAATATGCCATTGAGGAAAGAAAGCAGTGATAGAGGGCTGAGACGGGCCAGAGAATGGTGGACCAGGATTCCGGCTGCTCCAGTTCAGCTCATTAAACTAGAGGATAAAAAGAGGAAATGA
- the LOC140893775 gene encoding uncharacterized protein isoform X2, protein MEDETQMKQQDNDKLSWLKTVISLTSKSRRGDHADSDASPKQNLPIPFLSPIANSVISRCSKEFRSLTFDMMLAWEAPELESNLPDNEVASCSSQDVEDGWSLFYSNSTKMAVQVDDKKTVGPDAFARIAPACPVIADIVTVHNLFDVLTSSSGPRLHFLIYDKFLRSLEKVMKSVQNAMGPQLMTSLSLAETEILIDVDGTIPTQPVLQHIGMSAWPGRLTLTNYALYFESGVGLYDKAVKYDLATDIKQVIKPELTGPLGARLFDKAVMYKSISTAEPVYLEFPEFKGCSRRDYWLDICLEILRAHKFIRKFNMKGNQQSEALARAVLGICRYRAVRDAFRISSSNYKTLLCFNLAESLPGGDLILETLSSRLSLISGHAGHDHVISSPTAKKQHKFPAALLTLSRLGILRSEKVDRLGEVTYYGGDVCVGELNPLETLVKQLKRDTGRAEAAQATVDQVKVEGIDTNLAVMKELLFHLIEIFSRLQHLASWEDPYKSVIFVLFSSYSIYRDWVKYILPSILVFLAIIMFWRSRTRKQRQPEAFKIVSPPSKNAVEQLIILQEAITQVESLIQSGNIILLKVRALLFAVAPQVTDKVALLTLLMAVVVAVLPLKYLMFVLFLECFTRNMPLRKESSDRGLRRAREWWTRIPAAPVQLIKLEDKKRK, encoded by the exons ATGGAGGATGAAACCCAGATGAAGCAACAGGACAACGACAAGCTGTCGTGGCTGAAAACTGTGATCTCTCTCACGAGCAAGAGCCGCCGCGGCGATCATGCCGATTCCGATGCTTCCCCCAAGCAAAATCTGCCGATTCCATTCCTGTCTCCTATCGCCAATTCTGTCATCTCTCGATGCTCCAA AGAATTTCGCAGCCTTACATTTGATATGATGCTAGCATGGGAGGCTCCAGAGCTGGAAAGTAACCTTCCAGACAAT GAAGTTGCTTCTTGCAGCAGTCAGGATGTCGAGGATGGTTGGTCATTGTTTTATTCTAATTCCACCAAAATGGCTGTTCAG GTTGATGACAAGAAAACTGTTGGCCCTGACGCTTTTGCACGCATAGCCCCTGCCTGCCCTGTTATTGCAGATATAGTGACGGTGCATAATCTTTTTGATGTTCTTACAAGTTCTTCAGGCCCACGACTTCATTTTCTAATATATGACAAGTTCCTCAGGAGTCTCGAAAA GGTTATGAAATCTGTCCAAAATGCGATGGGACCACAACTTATGACCAGTCTTTCGCTTGCTGAGACTGAGATTCTCATAGATGTGGATGGCACTATTCCAACCCAGCCAGTTTTGCAACATATTGGGATGTCTGCATGGCCTG GGCGTTTGACTTTGACAAACTATGCTTTGTATTTTGAGTCTGGCGTTGGTTTGTACGACAAAGCTGTGAAATATGACTTAGCAACTGATATAAAGCAAGTGATCAAGCCTGAATTAACCGGACCCTTGGGAGCTCGTCTTTTTGATAAGGCTGTGATGTACAAGTCAATATCCAC AGCAGAGCCTGTTTATTTGGAATTTCCTGAATTCAAAGGTTGTTCACGAAGGGACTATTGGTTGGATATCTGTCTAGAGATTTTGCGAGCTCACAAGTTTATTCGGAAGTTTAATATGAAAGGAAACCAGCAATCTGAAGCACTAGCTCGGGCAGTTCTTGGAATATGTCGTTACCGTGCTGTTAGAGATGCCTTTCGCATCTCATCATCCAATTACAAAACCCTGTTGTGTTTTAACTTGGCTGAAAGTCTTcctggtggagatttgattcttGAAACCCTATCAAGTCGTCTGTCACTCATAAGTGGCCATGCTGGGCATGATCATGTGATTAGTTCTCCAACTGCAAAGAAACAGCATAAGTTCCCAGCTGCTCTTCTGACACTTTCTAGGCTGGGAATTTTGCGTTCCGAAAAGGTGGATAGGCTTGGTGAAGTGACATATTATGGTGGTGATGTTTGTGTTGGTGAATTGAATCCTTTAGAAACTCTGGTCAAACAATTGAAACGAGACACTGGAAGAGCCGAAGCTGCTCAAGCAACTGTTGATCAAGTGAAAGTGGAAGGAATTGATACCAATTTAGCTGTGATGAAG GAGCTGCTTTTCCATCTCATTGAAATATTTAGCCGGTTGCAACATTTGGCTTCTTGGGAAGATCCCTACAAATCAGTGATATTTGTGTTATTCTCCAGCTATTCAATATACAG GGATTGGGTCAAGTACATATTGCCGTCAATTTTAGTGTTTCTTGCAATTATAATGTTCTGGCGTAGTCGTACCAGAAAACAAAGGCAACCAGAAGCATTCAAAATTGTGTCTCCACCAAGCAAAAATGCAGTGGAACAACTGATAATATTACAAGAAGCCATAACTCAAGTCGAGTCTCTCATCCAAAGTGGCAACATTATTCTTCTCAAAGTTAGAGCGCTTCTATTTGCGGTTGCACCACAG GTAACCGACAAGGTGGCTCTATTGACGCTACTCATGGCTGTAGTGGTGGCTGTTTTGCCCCTTAAATATCTTATGTTCGTACTCTTTTTAGAGTGCTTTACAAGGAATATGCCATTGAGGAAAGAAAGCAGTGATAGAGGGCTGAGACGGGCCAGAGAATGGTGGACCAGGATTCCGGCTGCTCCAGTTCAGCTCATTAAACTAGAGGATAAAAAGAGGAAATGA
- the LOC140878975 gene encoding tobamovirus multiplication protein 3-like: MASDPSALPALNLKDAMNWWDVVNESPAWQDSIFHVLAALYGIVAAVALLQLVRIQFRVPEYGWTTQKVFHFLNFFVNSVRCFVFAFRRNIQSLNPEIIQHILLDMPSLVFFTTYALLILFWAEIYYQARAVSTDRLRPSFYIINGVVYATQVILWLILWWKPISLVIILSKMFFAGVSLFAALGFLLYGGRLFLMLQRFPVESKGRSKKLQEVGYVTTICFTCFLLRCIMVCFNTFEEAADLDVLDHPILNFIYYLLVEILPSSLVLFILRKLPPKRGITQYHPIR, encoded by the exons ATGGCATCGGACCCGTCGGCGTTGCCGGCTCTCAACCTCAAGGACGCCATGAATTGGTGGGACGTAGTTAACGAATCGCCGGCTTGGCAGGATTCTATATTCCACGTTCTTGCTGCACTTTATGGGATTGTCGCCGCTGTTGCCCTC TTACAAttggtgagaatacaatttaGAGTACCCGAGTATGGTTGGACTACACAGAAAGTATTTCATTTCCTCAATTTCTTTGTCAATTCTG TTCGATGTTTTGTTTTTGCTTTCCGTCGGAATATTCAAAGCCTGAATCCAGAG ATTATTCAACACATCCTACTTGATATGCCAAGTCTTGTGTTCTTCACAACATATGCATTATTGATATTGTTCTGGGCAGAAATTTATTACCAG GCGCGTGCTGTATCTACCGATAGACTGAGGCCTAGTTTCTATATAATTAATGGCGTGGTGTATGCCACTCAG GTAATTCTGTGGTTAATTTTGTGGTGGAAGCCAATTTCTTTGGTGATCATCCTGtccaagatgttctttgcag GTGTTTCTTTATTTGCAGCTCTAGGGTTTCTTCTTTATGGTGGAAG GCTGTTTTTAATGTTACAAAGATTCCCTGTTGAATCAAAAGGACGAAGCAAGAAACTACAGGAG GTTGGCTATGTGACTACTATATGCTTCACGTGTTTCCTTCTTAGATGTATTATG GTATGCTTTAATACATTTGAGGAAGCAGCAGATCTAGATGTTTTGGATCATCCTATTTTGAATTTCATATATTACCTG CTAGTGGAAATCTTACCTTCATCACTTGTCCTCTTCATACTGAGGAAGTTACCCCCAAAACGAGGAATTACCCAGTATCATCCTATCCGGTGA